In a genomic window of Pieris brassicae chromosome 7, ilPieBrab1.1, whole genome shotgun sequence:
- the LOC123711792 gene encoding neural retina-specific leucine zipper protein-like, with translation MVEHAPDDCSQSSAMQTVTPQAHREDEDQLADEYVQNFELDHLEDHQLVKREPLRSGWHDLVDALPACARACRQWPDAGPYPQPHVAIAVDPSTPPETPPAPIGRSPCRAPPVDDVLWLPHMREPLDMRTVPCGNFEEWDRREWRGQEHHLQQMAVRPASSCSALSPRTGPLPSYQPSSCGDDLLSDDLLMTLSVRELNKRLHGFPREDVTRLKQKRRTLKNRGYAQNCRSKRLQQRQELELTNRSLQDELHRLQLQVARMTHERDVLKQRLALLGCEHAVPQAGHAPPTPHSSPEFFSEL, from the coding sequence ATGGTAGAACACGCGCCCGACGACTGTTCTCAGTCGAGCGCCATGCAAACGGTCACTCCGCAAGCTCACCGCGAGGACGAAGACCAACTCGCTGATGAATACGTACAAAACTTTGAATTAGACCATCTTGAAGACCATCAATTAGTTAAGCGGGAACCCTTAAGATCTGGTTGGCACGATCTTGTGGACGCTTTGCCTGCTTGCGCTCGCGCCTGCCGCCAGTGGCCTGATGCCGGACCTTACCCACAACCTCACGTCGCCATCGCGGTAGATCCCAGCACACCTCCAGAGACGCCACCGGCGCCCATTGGCCGCAGTCCGTGTCGAGCACCTCCGGTAGATGACGTGTTATGGTTGCCGCACATGAGAGAACCTCTCGATATGCGGACCGTACCTTGTGGCAATTTTGAAGAATGGGACCGCCGCGAGTGGCGTGGTCAGGAGCATCATTTGCAGCAGATGGCAGTACGCCCCGCTAGTTCGTGCTCCGCTCTTTCCCCGCGAACGGGTCCGCTGCCCTCCTACCAACCATCATCTTGTGGAGACGACCTATTAAGTGATGATTTACTGATGACACTTAGCGTGCGAGAGCTGAATAAGCGCCTTCATGGATTTCCCAGAGAAGACGTGACGCGATTGAAACAAAAGCGACGAACGTTAAAAAACAGAGGGTACGCCCAGAACTGTCGCAGTAAGCGTCTCCAGCAACGGCAGGAGCTAGAACTGACAAACCGGTCCCTTCAGGATGAGTTGCACCGGCTACAGCTGCAGGTGGCAAGGATGACGCACGAACGTGACGTGTTGAAGCAGAGGCTAGCACTGTTGGGTTGCGAGCACGCTGTACCGCAAGCGGGTCACGCACCACCCACACCACACTCCTCACCGGAATTCTTCTCGGAGCTGTGA